The Fusobacterium pseudoperiodonticum DNA window AGGTGAACCTTGTGGTCTTTCACTATCTTCTCCATCACTTGCATTTATTGTTTTCCAATCATATCTTGTATAATAACTTTCAAATCTATAACGTATGCTTTTATCGCCTGTTCCTCTTTCTCTACCATGAAGATCAGTGAAAAGATATCCTATCCCAAATTGCCAAGATGCCCAAGGAGATTTTACAACTTGATTACCTTGTTCCATCAATTGAATTAGTTCTAATCTTAAAGCTTCTATAGATTTTGTATTTTCTAATCTGACCCCTTTTATTTTATCTTGTAGATTATCTACAGAATCTTTAATTCCCTCTCTTGTTACTACTCCTGTATAATTAGCTGTATCTAATTCAGTGTTTACATCTGCTGAAAAAGCATTTAAACCCATCATTAAAAACAAAATTGCCAGTCCTATTGAATATTTAACACTTTTGTATCTCTTTGCAATAGAACGCAAATCTTTTTCAATTTTCTGCAAATTCCTGTTCAAATTTCTCTCCTCCTATTAATTAATTCTATTTAACTCTGTATAGACGAATTATAGCTTTTTATTACAGTTTTGTCAATATTTTGAATATTTTTCGCTATTTTTTGAAATCAAAACAAAAAATACCACTGATTTCACTCAATGGTATTTATAATCATTACAATTATATAAATTATGTACATTATTTTTTATTTATTATTTAGTTTTTACTTCTTGATTATTTTTATACATTGCTTGTTCTACAACTTTTCCATTTTCATCATATCTTTTAACAAGTCCTTCTACTGAACCATGTAGATATGGTATTTCCATTTCTAATTTTCCATCTTCTGAGTAACCTTTCATTAATCCTTCTTCCTTATCATTTTTGAAAGTTACTTGGCTTAATAGTTTTCCACTTGGATAATATTTTTTAGAAAGTCCTTCTCTTTTATCATTAACATAATTTGTTTCATACTCTAACTTTCCATCTTTAGTATATTGTTTTACTAAACCAGTAACAACATCATTCTGATATGGTACTTCTATAATTAGTTTTCCTTCTTTTGAATAATGTCTTTCAATACCATTTCTTAAATCATTTTTATTAGTTACTTCAAACTCTAATTTTCCACTTGGATAATATGCTCTTTCTACACCTTCCATAAGACCATTTATATAGTTTTCTTCTTTTTTCACTTTTCCATCTTCACTATATACAAATGTCTTACCATTTAATTTTCCATCTTTAACTTCCAAAGTAGCTTCTACTCTTCCATTTGGATATTTCTTCTCAACTACACCTGTAAATGGTGTTTGTTGCCCTTTAAGATATACTTTTTCTTCTTTTACTTCAACTCTTTCTATTGCAATTTTTTCTGCTGAAAATACTACAACTGAAAGTAATACAAATAAGCTTGCTAATAGTTTTTTCATTAGTCCTCCTATTTTCTTATTTCTCCATTATATTTATCTTTGATTAGTTCTAAAATAGCAGTCATAGCTTTATCTATGTCTTCATCTGTAAGAGTTCTATTTTTATCTCTTAAAACTATACTCATAGCAACAGATTTTTTATCTTTATCAATTTTATCTCCTGAATATACATCAAAGATATCTATTTTTTCAATAAGATTAACTTTCTTTTTAATTTCTTTTACCATTTCTCCAACTAAAACAGATTTATCTAAAGTTATAGCTAAGTCTCTTAGTACTTCTGGATATTTACTTATTGTTTCATAGTTTACTTTTATCTTAATATATTTTAATAAATTTGTTAAGTTAAGTTCTGCAAAGAAAACTTTTTCTCTTTTTATTCCAAAGTAATTTACTAAGTTAGGGTGAAGTTCTCCTAAAACTCCTATAACATCTTCTCCTATTTTTATTTCAGCACTTGCTCCTGGGTGGAAGTTTTTATTATTAGTCAATCTAGTTAAAGAATATTTTGTAACATTTAATCTTTCTAGTAAAAATTCTAAATATCCTTTTAAATCATAGAAATTGTAGTCTGATTTAGATTGATTCCATAGATTTTTTTCTTCTCTACCAGATAGGATTAAAGCTATTTTTAAATCTTCAATAGCTAAACCATTTTGTCCTTCTCCTAGTTTTTTAAATGTTTTACTTATTTCAAATAGTTTTAAGTCTGTTTGATTTCTATTTATATTATCTCTAACATTAGCTATTAAACTATATAGTAAAGTTGGTCTCATAACAGCCATATCTTCACTTAAAGGATTTTTTATTTCTATAACTTCTTTACCAAAGTTAAATAATTCTTTTGTGAATTTAGGTATGAAACTATAGTTTATAACTTCATTTAAACCTAATTCTTTTAGAATTTCTCTA harbors:
- a CDS encoding toxin-antitoxin system YwqK family antitoxin; this encodes MKKLLASLFVLLSVVVFSAEKIAIERVEVKEEKVYLKGQQTPFTGVVEKKYPNGRVEATLEVKDGKLNGKTFVYSEDGKVKKEENYINGLMEGVERAYYPSGKLEFEVTNKNDLRNGIERHYSKEGKLIIEVPYQNDVVTGLVKQYTKDGKLEYETNYVNDKREGLSKKYYPSGKLLSQVTFKNDKEEGLMKGYSEDGKLEMEIPYLHGSVEGLVKRYDENGKVVEQAMYKNNQEVKTK